From the genome of Mesorhizobium japonicum MAFF 303099, one region includes:
- a CDS encoding helix-turn-helix transcriptional regulator gives MSEPNRIIRLKTVLARTGLSRSTIYRKIGEGTFPAQIKISVNGAGWRESDINRWVEDPVSWRPRREGD, from the coding sequence ATGTCCGAGCCGAATCGTATCATACGCCTCAAAACCGTCCTTGCCAGGACCGGCCTGTCCCGCTCAACCATCTATCGCAAGATTGGCGAAGGCACGTTCCCGGCTCAGATCAAGATCAGTGTCAACGGGGCGGGCTGGCGCGAATCCGATATCAATCGGTGGGTGGAGGATCCGGTATCTTGGAGGCCGAGGCGAGAGGGTGATTAA